One Acidimicrobiales bacterium DNA segment encodes these proteins:
- a CDS encoding DedA family protein, with product MGASTILNWFGTALPFGVLLVLFAETGILLGIVLPGDTLLITAGLWAADTHGHHPHPNIVLLVVCAAVGALAGAQLGYVLGRRVGAPLFARPDSRLFKRHYVERAEDIFERYGEGKAVVLARFVPGVRTLMNPLAGILEMPARRFTFWQVTGGLVWTVGVTLAAYGVGQSVHNLDHYLIPIAVAVAVISVIPVVIELRRSSRTRAGAPAQPAETESV from the coding sequence GTGGGTGCGTCGACAATCCTCAACTGGTTCGGCACTGCGCTGCCGTTCGGTGTGCTGCTGGTGCTTTTCGCCGAGACCGGAATCCTCCTCGGCATAGTCCTGCCCGGCGACACCCTGCTAATCACGGCCGGGCTCTGGGCGGCCGATACCCACGGCCACCACCCCCACCCGAACATCGTGCTGCTGGTCGTCTGCGCGGCCGTAGGAGCACTCGCCGGTGCGCAGCTGGGATACGTGCTGGGGCGGCGGGTCGGAGCGCCTCTGTTCGCCCGGCCCGATTCCAGGCTGTTCAAGCGCCACTACGTGGAGCGGGCCGAGGACATCTTCGAACGTTACGGCGAGGGCAAGGCGGTCGTACTGGCGCGGTTCGTCCCGGGCGTGCGCACCTTGATGAACCCGCTGGCAGGGATCCTCGAGATGCCGGCGCGCCGGTTCACCTTCTGGCAGGTCACCGGCGGCCTGGTCTGGACCGTCGGGGTCACGCTGGCCGCCTACGGCGTCGGCCAGTCGGTCCACAACCTCGACCACTACCTCATCCCGATCGCCGTGGCGGTTGCGGTCATCTCGGTCATCCCCGTGGTAATCGAGCTCCGCCGCTCCTCACGCACGCGTGCCGGCGCGCCCGCCCAGCCCGCCGAGACCGAAAGCGTCTAG
- the topA gene encoding type I DNA topoisomerase — protein sequence MPKPLVIVESPAKAKTIAGFLGSDYHVESSIGHIRDLPRNAADVPPAFKGEPWARLGVDVDNDFKPLYVVSRDKKDQVRKLKSVLKDASELYLATDEDREGESIAWHLLEVLAPRVPVKRMVFHEITRAAIERSVREWRELDRRLVDAQETRRILDRLYGYEVSPVLWKKVGPALSAGRVQSVATRLIVERERARMRFTAADYWDLSGVFSGQDGASDNTPFPAGLATLDGRRLVTGRDFGEDGRVTRDDAVRLDEQSARDLAGRLADAQFTVRSVEEKPWRRSPHPPFMTSTLQQEAGRKLRFSAARTMRVAQDLYESGHITYMRTDSTTLSAEALQAARAQAKSLFGDEYVPAQPRRYNKKVKNAQEAHEAIRPAGDRWRTPEQTGLRGDQLRLYELIWMRTVASQMADAVGQSVSARLGATSSQGAGSGSLPAGPIDAEFAASGRVITFPGFLRAYVEGADDPDAELEDREVRLPPLSVGDRLSVVSLDAEGHTTQPPARYTEASLVKAMEEMGVGRPSTYASILDTIQGRGYVWKKGSALVPSWIAFAVVGLLERHFAKLVDYGFTASMEDDLDEIARGDEESVPWLTRFYFGNGQLGLKELVSHNLGEIDAREVNSIPIGGAESGIVVRVGRYGPYVQRGEEERASLPDDLAPDELTVERAVELLEAGSSDRVVGEDPESGLPVVVKAGRFGPYVQVGESRDGDGSKPRTASLFRSMDPATVTLDDALRLLTLPRTVGVDPADGEEIVASNGRYGPYLKKGSDTRSLESEDQLLAVTLEEALAVFAQPKQRRGRGAAAPPLREMGTDPVSGGAIVLKEGRFGPYVTDGTTNASLRKGDTVEAITPERAVELLAERRDAPPRPGRARGTKKAATRKAAAKTATTKKAGAKTATTKKATTKKAASRKRSG from the coding sequence ATGCCAAAACCGCTAGTCATCGTCGAGTCGCCGGCCAAGGCCAAGACGATCGCGGGCTTCCTCGGCTCCGACTACCACGTCGAGTCTTCCATCGGGCACATACGCGATCTCCCGCGCAACGCCGCGGACGTGCCGCCGGCGTTCAAGGGCGAGCCGTGGGCCCGGCTGGGGGTAGACGTCGACAACGACTTCAAGCCTCTTTATGTCGTTTCCCGCGACAAGAAGGACCAGGTCAGGAAGCTCAAGTCCGTGTTGAAGGACGCCAGCGAGCTCTACCTCGCGACCGATGAGGACCGCGAGGGCGAGTCGATCGCCTGGCATCTCCTCGAGGTGCTGGCGCCGCGCGTCCCGGTGAAGCGGATGGTTTTCCACGAGATCACTCGAGCGGCCATCGAGCGCTCCGTCCGGGAGTGGCGCGAGCTCGACCGGCGCCTCGTCGACGCGCAGGAGACGAGGCGCATTCTCGACCGCCTCTACGGCTACGAGGTCAGCCCCGTCCTCTGGAAGAAGGTCGGGCCGGCCCTCTCCGCAGGGCGGGTGCAGTCGGTCGCGACCCGCCTGATCGTCGAGCGCGAGCGGGCGCGCATGCGATTCACTGCAGCCGACTACTGGGACCTCAGCGGAGTCTTCTCCGGCCAGGACGGAGCCTCCGACAACACGCCATTCCCTGCGGGCCTCGCGACCCTCGACGGCCGCCGGCTCGTCACCGGCAGGGACTTCGGCGAGGACGGCAGGGTCACCCGCGACGACGCCGTCCGCCTCGACGAACAATCGGCGCGCGACCTCGCCGGCCGCCTCGCCGACGCGCAGTTCACCGTGCGCTCTGTCGAGGAGAAGCCCTGGAGGCGAAGCCCCCACCCGCCGTTCATGACCTCCACGTTGCAGCAGGAGGCCGGCCGCAAGCTTCGCTTTTCCGCAGCGAGGACGATGCGCGTGGCGCAGGACCTGTACGAGTCCGGTCACATCACCTACATGCGAACCGACTCGACCACCTTGTCCGCTGAGGCCCTGCAGGCGGCTCGCGCGCAGGCCAAATCACTCTTCGGTGACGAGTACGTGCCGGCACAGCCCCGCCGTTACAACAAGAAGGTCAAGAACGCGCAGGAGGCGCACGAGGCGATCCGCCCCGCCGGCGACCGCTGGAGGACCCCGGAGCAGACCGGCCTCCGCGGCGACCAGCTGCGCCTGTACGAGTTGATCTGGATGCGGACCGTTGCGTCGCAGATGGCGGACGCGGTAGGCCAGAGCGTCTCGGCGCGGTTGGGGGCGACGTCGTCACAAGGGGCCGGCAGCGGCTCCCTGCCGGCCGGCCCGATCGACGCCGAGTTCGCGGCAAGCGGGCGCGTCATCACGTTCCCCGGCTTCCTGCGTGCCTACGTGGAAGGGGCGGACGACCCGGACGCGGAGCTGGAGGACCGTGAAGTCAGGCTTCCGCCGCTGTCGGTCGGTGACCGGCTCTCGGTCGTGTCGCTCGACGCGGAAGGGCACACCACGCAGCCTCCCGCGCGCTACACCGAGGCGTCGCTCGTGAAGGCGATGGAAGAGATGGGGGTGGGCCGTCCCTCCACCTACGCGAGCATTCTCGACACGATCCAGGGCCGTGGGTACGTGTGGAAGAAGGGCTCCGCGTTGGTGCCTTCGTGGATTGCCTTCGCTGTCGTCGGGCTGCTGGAGCGGCACTTCGCGAAACTGGTCGACTACGGGTTCACGGCGTCGATGGAAGACGACCTAGACGAGATAGCGCGCGGTGATGAAGAGTCGGTGCCATGGCTCACGCGCTTCTACTTCGGGAATGGACAGCTCGGCCTCAAGGAGCTCGTGTCGCACAATCTCGGAGAGATCGATGCCCGCGAGGTGAACTCGATCCCGATCGGAGGGGCGGAGTCGGGGATCGTGGTCAGGGTGGGTCGATACGGGCCGTACGTGCAGCGGGGCGAGGAAGAGCGGGCGTCCCTTCCTGACGATCTCGCACCCGACGAGCTGACAGTGGAGCGCGCGGTCGAGCTGCTCGAGGCCGGATCGTCGGACAGGGTCGTAGGGGAGGATCCGGAATCGGGCTTGCCGGTGGTAGTGAAGGCCGGTCGTTTCGGGCCGTACGTGCAGGTCGGTGAGAGCAGGGACGGTGACGGGAGCAAGCCCAGAACGGCGTCTTTGTTCCGAAGCATGGACCCCGCGACCGTCACGCTGGACGACGCGCTGCGGCTGTTGACCCTGCCGCGAACCGTCGGGGTCGACCCGGCGGATGGCGAAGAGATCGTCGCGAGCAACGGCCGCTACGGTCCCTATCTCAAGAAGGGAAGCGACACGAGGTCCCTCGAATCCGAGGACCAGCTTCTGGCCGTCACGCTGGAAGAGGCGCTCGCCGTGTTCGCGCAACCGAAGCAGCGGCGCGGCAGGGGTGCCGCCGCGCCACCCTTGCGTGAGATGGGAACGGATCCGGTGAGCGGAGGCGCGATCGTGTTGAAGGAAGGGCGCTTCGGGCCTTACGTGACCGACGGGACCACCAACGCGTCGCTGCGAAAGGGTGACACGGTCGAAGCCATCACCCCCGAGCGCGCGGTCGAGCTGCTGGCGGAACGGCGTGACGCGCCGCCGAGGCCGGGCCGTGCCCGGGGTACCAAGAAAGCCGCTACCAGGAAGGCAGCTGCGAAGACGGCGACCACCAAGAAGGCCGGTGCGAAGACGGCGACCACCAAGAAGGCCACCACCAAGAAGGCGGCCTCGAGGAAGCGGAGCGGGTAG
- the tmk gene encoding dTMP kinase, whose amino-acid sequence MFEGADATGKSTQASLLADRLGALLTREPGGTPLGERVRALLLDEASPAVNDRAEVMLMLAARAQHVADVIEPALSAGRDVVCDRFSGSTVAYQGYGRGLDPTELQRLSAWAEAGVEPDLTVLLQLDGAVAESRRVDRGAADRIEGQGKDFASRVADGFAAQAVADPGRWRVVDAAGSIDEVAEKVWKAVCGG is encoded by the coding sequence GTGTTCGAGGGCGCGGACGCGACCGGGAAGTCCACCCAGGCGTCGCTGCTCGCGGATCGCCTCGGCGCACTCCTCACGAGAGAGCCCGGTGGGACGCCGCTCGGCGAGCGGGTCCGCGCCCTGTTGCTCGACGAGGCGTCTCCCGCCGTCAACGACCGAGCCGAGGTGATGCTCATGCTCGCCGCTCGCGCCCAGCACGTCGCCGACGTGATCGAACCTGCTCTCTCGGCGGGGCGTGACGTGGTCTGCGACCGTTTCTCCGGGAGCACCGTCGCATACCAGGGATACGGCCGGGGGCTGGACCCGACCGAGCTGCAGCGCCTCTCGGCGTGGGCAGAGGCGGGCGTTGAGCCCGACCTGACCGTGCTGCTCCAGCTGGACGGGGCCGTCGCGGAGTCACGAAGAGTGGACCGCGGGGCTGCCGACCGCATAGAGGGACAGGGGAAAGACTTCGCGTCGCGTGTGGCGGACGGATTTGCAGCGCAGGCGGTCGCGGACCCGGGCCGTTGGAGGGTGGTCGACGCAGCAGGCAGCATCGACGAGGTTGCCGAGAAGGTGTGGAAGGCGGTCTGCGGTGGTTAG
- a CDS encoding response regulator transcription factor — MIRVLLADDQALVRAGFKVLIGSDPDLDVVGEAGDGREAYEAARRLSPDLVLMDIRMPQVDGLEATRLICCDPGLASTRVVILTTFETDDYVFQALRAGASGFLLKDTDPADLLAGIRVVAGGDALLAPSVTRRLIEEVLNTPGVDGGRPAGSAAVDLERLTEREREVLVLVATGLSNEEIAKALYMSPLTAKTHVSRILSKLGARDRAQLVVIAYETGVVNPGGRSARA, encoded by the coding sequence GTGATCAGGGTCCTGCTGGCCGACGACCAGGCGTTGGTACGCGCCGGGTTCAAGGTACTCATCGGATCCGATCCCGATCTCGACGTTGTCGGCGAAGCCGGCGACGGTCGCGAGGCTTACGAGGCGGCACGTCGGCTCAGCCCGGACCTCGTCCTGATGGACATTCGCATGCCCCAGGTTGACGGGCTCGAAGCGACGCGGCTCATCTGCTGCGACCCGGGCCTCGCATCGACTCGTGTCGTAATACTTACGACCTTCGAGACGGACGACTACGTCTTCCAAGCGTTGCGGGCCGGGGCGAGCGGGTTCCTGCTCAAGGACACGGACCCGGCCGACCTCCTCGCCGGCATCCGTGTGGTCGCCGGCGGAGACGCGCTGCTTGCCCCCAGCGTCACCCGGCGACTGATCGAGGAGGTTCTCAACACTCCCGGCGTCGACGGCGGACGGCCGGCCGGTTCGGCCGCCGTCGATCTCGAACGGCTCACGGAGCGCGAGCGCGAGGTGCTGGTCCTCGTGGCGACCGGGCTCTCGAACGAGGAGATCGCCAAGGCGCTGTACATGAGCCCGCTGACCGCCAAGACGCACGTGAGCCGGATCCTCAGCAAGCTCGGAGCGCGCGATCGCGCACAGCTGGTGGTGATCGCCTACGAGACCGGTGTCGTCAACCCCGGAGGGCGATCCGCCCGAGCTTGA
- a CDS encoding histidine kinase: MAWAERWTRAWAFDVLAAIAVTLIAAAGSVAESRPRVHVTSAELRFIDAHQPNFAYALVVLAGLALIWRRVRPVPTLAVTVGLVTAYAAAGYVPGAALLEVYVALYTVATVESRSTAFTGGAVAAAMIFVATGLGGPFGWLGGTNSVMVVCVVASIAVGIAVNARRQVFVAMKERAERAERDREEEARRRVDAERMRIARELHDVVAHTMSMINIQAGVAAHVLDDKPGQAAEALAAIKDASREGLRELRAILNVLRQADFGDGTAPAPRLGQLPALVDATTQAGVATTLRLDGDPPGGLPEGLELAAYRIVQESLTNVLRHAGPGASASVTVSFQPGRLILEVDDDGQRVLVGPGGAGIAAAPVDMPAATAGTGAGAGIAGMRERAGAFGGTLEAGPRPDGGWRVRAVLEVPAAVAVPGEHA; this comes from the coding sequence ATGGCGTGGGCCGAGCGCTGGACACGGGCATGGGCGTTCGACGTGCTGGCGGCGATCGCGGTCACGCTGATCGCGGCAGCGGGTTCGGTCGCCGAGTCCCGTCCGAGGGTCCATGTGACGAGCGCGGAGCTGCGCTTCATCGACGCCCACCAGCCGAACTTCGCGTACGCGCTCGTGGTGCTCGCGGGCTTGGCGTTGATCTGGCGCCGGGTGAGGCCGGTGCCCACGCTCGCTGTGACGGTCGGTCTGGTGACGGCCTACGCCGCAGCGGGTTACGTGCCGGGGGCCGCCCTGCTCGAGGTTTACGTGGCCTTGTACACGGTTGCGACTGTCGAATCGCGCTCGACGGCTTTCACGGGCGGAGCGGTAGCGGCTGCCATGATCTTCGTCGCAACCGGGTTGGGCGGCCCGTTCGGATGGCTCGGAGGAACCAACTCCGTGATGGTCGTGTGCGTGGTGGCGTCCATAGCCGTGGGCATAGCCGTCAACGCCCGCCGGCAGGTGTTCGTGGCCATGAAGGAGCGGGCGGAGAGGGCCGAACGTGATCGCGAAGAAGAGGCTCGTCGGCGGGTCGACGCCGAGCGGATGCGTATAGCGCGCGAGCTCCACGACGTGGTCGCCCACACCATGTCGATGATCAACATCCAGGCCGGTGTCGCAGCCCATGTACTCGACGACAAGCCCGGCCAGGCAGCAGAAGCTCTCGCGGCCATCAAGGACGCGAGCCGCGAGGGACTGCGCGAGCTCCGGGCGATCCTGAACGTGCTCCGCCAAGCCGATTTCGGCGACGGCACCGCTCCGGCCCCGCGCCTCGGGCAGCTACCGGCCCTGGTGGACGCCACCACGCAGGCGGGGGTGGCAACCACCCTGAGGCTCGATGGCGATCCGCCGGGAGGTCTTCCGGAGGGACTCGAGCTCGCCGCCTATCGAATCGTGCAGGAGTCCCTTACCAACGTGTTGCGCCATGCTGGGCCGGGGGCCAGCGCCTCGGTGACGGTTTCCTTCCAACCCGGCAGGTTGATCCTCGAAGTCGACGACGACGGTCAGCGGGTCCTTGTCGGCCCAGGCGGGGCTGGCATCGCGGCAGCGCCCGTCGACATGCCCGCGGCAACTGCCGGCACGGGCGCCGGCGCCGGGATCGCCGGGATGCGCGAGCGCGCGGGCGCGTTCGGGGGAACACTCGAAGCCGGCCCGCGCCCAGACGGCGGTTGGCGGGTGAGGGCCGTTCTGGAGGTCCCGGCGGCGGTGGCCGTCCCGGGGGAGCACGCGTGA
- a CDS encoding MMPL family transporter: MLRNRNAFAVIGGAILVALILPVFALNLGEPKTSALAQSGEAHAALTTLQSGGVPSGIIEPMEVLVSDTSAQSVAARLAKVPGVYTAAVSDAPSFHRAGTTLVEVLASAEPSSASGGSTIAVVRSVASHLTGVEGVGGSGPGQVDFVHAVYGSFPLMLTLIGLATLLLLTRAFRSVVLAAKAVLFNVLSVAAAYGIMVVVWQEGHGSQALWSIPATGSITVWVPIMVFAFLFGLSMDYEVFILDRIREEYDRTGSTDGAVVTGIGRTGRLVTSAALILFLGFLSMSTAGMTDLKVMATGLGAGILLDAVVVRSLLVPALVGVLGDWNWYLPPWMARALFIKSPPTPDMAIPGRDHVLVGAGEAREK, translated from the coding sequence GTGCTACGCAACCGCAACGCGTTCGCCGTGATCGGCGGGGCGATCCTCGTGGCGCTCATCCTGCCTGTCTTCGCTCTCAACCTCGGCGAGCCGAAGACCTCAGCGCTCGCACAAAGCGGTGAAGCGCATGCAGCGCTCACGACACTGCAGTCGGGTGGCGTGCCGTCAGGGATCATCGAACCGATGGAGGTGCTGGTCTCCGACACCAGCGCGCAGTCCGTCGCCGCACGCCTCGCGAAGGTCCCCGGCGTCTACACGGCAGCGGTCTCCGACGCTCCGTCTTTCCACCGCGCAGGGACCACACTCGTCGAGGTTCTCGCGTCGGCGGAGCCGAGCAGCGCCTCGGGCGGTTCGACGATCGCTGTGGTCCGGTCCGTCGCTTCGCACCTGACGGGTGTCGAAGGTGTCGGCGGGTCGGGTCCGGGCCAAGTTGATTTCGTCCACGCTGTCTACGGGTCGTTCCCTCTCATGCTGACCCTGATCGGCCTGGCAACGCTCCTCCTTCTTACGAGAGCCTTCCGTTCCGTGGTCCTCGCCGCGAAAGCTGTGCTGTTCAACGTGCTCTCGGTTGCGGCCGCTTACGGGATCATGGTGGTCGTCTGGCAGGAAGGCCATGGAAGCCAGGCGCTGTGGTCCATCCCCGCCACGGGGTCCATCACGGTGTGGGTGCCGATCATGGTGTTCGCGTTCCTTTTCGGTCTGTCGATGGACTACGAGGTGTTCATCCTCGACCGCATCCGCGAGGAGTATGACCGTACGGGATCCACCGATGGAGCGGTCGTGACAGGCATAGGGCGGACAGGTCGGCTGGTGACGAGTGCGGCGCTCATCCTGTTCCTCGGCTTCCTTTCGATGTCCACCGCGGGCATGACGGACCTCAAGGTCATGGCCACGGGTCTCGGCGCCGGCATCCTGCTCGACGCGGTCGTGGTGAGATCGCTCCTCGTGCCGGCTCTCGTCGGTGTACTGGGGGACTGGAACTGGTACCTCCCGCCTTGGATGGCGCGGGCACTGTTCATCAAGTCCCCGCCTACCCCCGACATGGCGATCCCCGGCCGGGACCACGTCCTGGTAGGCGCCGGCGAAGCTAGGGAGAAGTGA
- a CDS encoding xanthine dehydrogenase family protein molybdopterin-binding subunit → MAESGSILGNSVVRLEDPTLLTGAGKYVDDLEAGASSAQIHFVRSNVAHGELRSVDVSEAEGMPGVIAVYHAGGDDLGLPSFQGFPLMPETFNRPVFAKDRVRFVGDVVAAIVADTAAHAVDAAEAVVVDIEPLRAVVSQQDALAADAPLLFPENGSNVCFATNFGEEDPLEGADVVAEVEMVSQRLAGVPMEPNGCLMVPGEPAGGITCWISHQAPHSVQPVIAGFLGLDPSIVRVVCPWVGGGFGPKAAVYVEYLVAAAAAMRLGKPVKWIETRSEDMVTLVHGRDFTMNAKLGLSGDGKIVGLDANVVASGGAYPAIGAVLPMLTQMMSVGVYDIPKVRFNATSVVTNTTPVGAYRGAGRPEATQLIERVIDVAADQMGIDPAELRRRNFIPPEAFPVTTVTGGAYDSGEYAKALDAALAASGYDELRAEQERRRKNGDRLQLGIGVSTYVEVTAPLGLHTEYGSAEINDDGTATISAGTSAHGQGHHTAFAMVASEVLGIPMDKIRFVNSDTAAVPRGSGTMGSRSLQTAGNAIFASSKEVLSRAKQIAAHTLEASADDIVTGDGGLHVAGVPGRTVSWADLAAASKDASKLPEGLEPGPLRHEGDFDGGNSTFPFGAHVSVVEVDTETGKVTMLRHIAVDDCGRILNPLLVKGQQHGGIAQGAAQVLFEWMQYDANGNPLTSNLMDYLMPAASELCSFEVSNTETDSPRNPLGAKGIGESGTIGSTPAVHNAVVDAVSYLGIKHIDMPCTPERVWRAIQSARAGVGS, encoded by the coding sequence ATGGCCGAATCAGGATCGATCCTCGGGAACTCCGTCGTTCGGTTGGAGGATCCGACGCTGCTGACGGGGGCGGGAAAGTACGTCGACGATCTCGAGGCCGGCGCCTCCTCGGCGCAAATTCATTTCGTGCGCTCGAACGTGGCTCACGGCGAGCTGCGTAGCGTCGACGTGAGCGAAGCCGAGGGCATGCCCGGGGTGATCGCGGTCTACCACGCCGGCGGGGACGACCTCGGGCTCCCGTCGTTCCAGGGGTTCCCGCTCATGCCCGAGACTTTCAACCGGCCTGTGTTCGCGAAGGACAGGGTGCGGTTCGTGGGTGACGTCGTAGCGGCGATCGTGGCGGACACGGCGGCTCACGCTGTCGACGCTGCCGAGGCCGTCGTGGTCGACATAGAGCCTCTGCGCGCCGTCGTATCGCAGCAGGACGCTCTTGCGGCAGACGCGCCGCTTCTCTTCCCGGAGAACGGGAGCAACGTGTGCTTCGCCACCAACTTCGGCGAGGAGGACCCGCTGGAGGGCGCCGACGTCGTCGCCGAGGTGGAGATGGTCAGCCAGCGCCTGGCTGGAGTCCCGATGGAGCCGAACGGTTGCCTGATGGTCCCGGGCGAGCCCGCCGGCGGCATCACCTGCTGGATCTCCCACCAGGCGCCGCACTCGGTTCAGCCGGTCATCGCCGGATTCCTCGGGCTCGATCCGAGCATCGTGCGGGTGGTGTGCCCATGGGTGGGTGGCGGCTTCGGACCGAAAGCCGCTGTTTACGTCGAGTACCTCGTGGCCGCCGCGGCCGCCATGCGCCTCGGCAAGCCGGTCAAGTGGATCGAGACCCGTTCGGAGGACATGGTCACCCTCGTCCACGGACGTGACTTCACGATGAACGCCAAGCTCGGCCTAAGTGGGGACGGCAAGATCGTCGGCCTCGACGCCAACGTCGTCGCTTCGGGCGGCGCGTACCCCGCCATCGGCGCCGTGCTACCGATGCTCACCCAAATGATGTCGGTCGGCGTCTACGACATCCCGAAGGTCAGGTTCAACGCGACCAGCGTGGTGACCAACACGACCCCCGTCGGCGCGTACCGCGGCGCGGGCCGGCCCGAGGCCACCCAGCTGATCGAGCGGGTGATCGACGTCGCCGCCGACCAGATGGGGATAGACCCGGCGGAGCTACGCCGGCGCAACTTCATCCCACCTGAGGCTTTCCCCGTAACGACGGTGACCGGGGGCGCGTACGACTCTGGCGAGTACGCCAAGGCGCTCGACGCGGCACTGGCGGCCTCCGGTTACGACGAGCTCCGTGCCGAACAGGAACGTCGACGGAAGAACGGCGACCGCCTGCAGCTTGGAATCGGTGTCTCGACGTACGTCGAGGTGACTGCGCCACTCGGATTGCACACCGAGTATGGCTCCGCTGAGATCAACGACGACGGCACCGCGACCATCTCCGCCGGTACCAGTGCTCACGGGCAGGGGCACCACACCGCCTTCGCGATGGTGGCGAGCGAAGTGCTTGGCATACCCATGGACAAGATCAGGTTCGTCAACTCCGACACGGCGGCGGTGCCGAGGGGGTCGGGAACGATGGGGTCCCGTTCGCTGCAGACGGCTGGCAATGCCATCTTCGCTTCGTCGAAGGAGGTGCTCTCGCGCGCCAAGCAGATCGCGGCCCACACGCTCGAGGCCAGCGCGGACGACATCGTGACCGGCGACGGAGGCCTCCACGTCGCAGGCGTGCCGGGCAGGACCGTCTCGTGGGCGGACCTCGCGGCGGCGTCCAAGGACGCTTCGAAGCTGCCCGAAGGTCTAGAGCCCGGGCCTCTGCGCCACGAGGGTGACTTCGACGGCGGAAACTCCACCTTCCCGTTCGGAGCGCACGTCTCGGTAGTCGAGGTCGACACCGAGACCGGCAAGGTGACCATGCTCAGGCACATCGCCGTCGACGACTGCGGCCGGATCCTCAACCCCCTTCTCGTGAAGGGCCAGCAGCATGGAGGAATAGCACAGGGCGCGGCCCAGGTGCTCTTCGAGTGGATGCAGTACGACGCCAACGGCAACCCGCTGACCTCGAACCTGATGGACTACCTGATGCCCGCGGCGAGCGAGTTGTGCAGCTTCGAGGTGTCGAACACCGAAACCGACAGCCCCCGCAACCCCTTGGGCGCGAAGGGAATCGGGGAATCGGGCACGATCGGGTCGACGCCCGCCGTGCACAACGCCGTGGTCGACGCCGTCTCGTATCTCGGCATCAAGCACATCGACATGCCGTGCACACCTGAGCGGGTGTGGCGGGCGATCCAGTCGGCACGCGCCGGCGTGGGGAGCTAA
- a CDS encoding site-specific integrase, with translation MVRAVLHRACRLARRWSGNVLPNPISDAELPSWTLDEQSTPVRAPTLAEVRKLLAASDNEEIRVAVFFRLLAATGIRRGEACALRWSDLDQPGSAIRVDESIVAGKGGAVVKGPKTRASIRSVACDTRTLDGLRELRIEQERLASSCGETLPSDGFVFSFEPGGRTPPYPDSFSHAMSRIRRKAGVPSDVHLHSLRHFHATALDAVISEAQKQARLGWSTVHMARHYTGGVPEEDRRAAEHVGELLGRQADEKPPKGRRS, from the coding sequence ATGGTCCGAGCTGTCCTTCACCGAGCGTGTCGACTGGCACGTCGATGGAGTGGCAATGTCCTCCCGAATCCCATTTCGGATGCGGAGCTTCCCAGCTGGACCCTCGATGAGCAAAGTACCCCCGTTCGTGCGCCCACCCTCGCGGAAGTAAGGAAGCTGCTAGCCGCATCCGACAACGAGGAGATCAGGGTCGCGGTGTTCTTTCGGCTTCTTGCCGCGACCGGGATCAGGCGGGGCGAGGCCTGTGCGCTGAGATGGTCTGACCTGGATCAGCCCGGCTCGGCCATTCGCGTCGATGAGTCGATCGTGGCGGGCAAGGGCGGCGCCGTAGTCAAAGGGCCCAAGACAAGGGCGAGCATCCGCAGCGTCGCGTGTGATACTCGAACCTTGGACGGGCTCAGGGAGCTTCGGATCGAGCAGGAGCGTCTGGCTTCGTCGTGCGGTGAGACACTCCCCAGCGATGGATTTGTGTTCTCGTTCGAACCTGGCGGGCGGACACCCCCATACCCGGACTCCTTCAGTCATGCGATGAGCCGCATTCGAAGGAAGGCCGGGGTTCCGTCGGATGTGCACCTGCATTCGCTTCGTCACTTTCACGCGACGGCGCTGGATGCCGTCATAAGCGAGGCGCAGAAGCAGGCGAGGCTTGGCTGGTCGACAGTCCACATGGCTCGCCACTACACCGGTGGGGTGCCCGAGGAGGATCGACGCGCTGCAGAGCATGTCGGAGAACTGCTCGGCCGGCAGGCTGATGAGAAGCCGCCGAAGGGACGCCGATCATAG
- a CDS encoding helix-turn-helix domain-containing protein, producing the protein MTKHERISKPLLSVDEVAILLGTNRSSIYRSIERGDLPLPVFRINGRLRIARAAVQRLLDGEPPPASGAAPQVAK; encoded by the coding sequence ATGACCAAACATGAACGCATCAGCAAGCCCCTCCTGAGCGTCGACGAGGTCGCAATCCTGCTCGGTACCAACCGATCCTCGATCTACCGCTCCATCGAGCGTGGTGATCTGCCCCTACCGGTCTTCAGGATCAATGGGCGTCTACGGATTGCGCGAGCGGCAGTGCAACGGCTTCTAGACGGCGAACCGCCTCCGGCCAGCGGAGCAGCACCGCAAGTCGCGAAGTGA